The following proteins come from a genomic window of Anopheles ziemanni chromosome 3, idAnoZiCoDA_A2_x.2, whole genome shotgun sequence:
- the LOC131288463 gene encoding RNA-binding protein 24-like: MLMQVSPDAADAALALVQSGNTGTTATSQSSQKDTTWTKLFVGGLPYHTTDKSLREHFSVYGDIEEAVVITDRTTNKSRGYGFVIMGDRMSAERACKEPNPIIDGRKANVNLAILGAKPRGNATQGFPFATAGLRTAGYPVLPGQFGVPPSYIYGTPYLGTAAGSTGAGSASGLVPIPATQLSHAAAIAAATNQFYEYQNAVAAAAAAPYPGQYSTGFDAYPYASGASAGAAAAAAQYMAAPYTYATLPQASAAAAAAAAAGAFPALSPYQNATGASLQEARLQ; the protein is encoded by the exons ATGCTGATGCAAGTGTCGCCGGATGCGGCCGACGCCGCTCTAGCGCTGGTGCAGTCCGGCAACACGGGCACGACGGCGACGTCGCAGAGCTCACAGAAGGACACCACCTGGACGAAGCTGTTCGTCGGCGGGCTGCCGTACCACACGACCGACAAGAGCCTCCGGGAGCACTTCAGCGTGTACGGCGACATCGAGGAGGCCGTTGTGATAACCGACCGCACGACGAACAAAAGTCGCGGCTATGGATTT GTGATTATGGGCGATAGGATGAGCGCCGAGCGTGCCTGCAAGGAACCGAACCCGATCATCGATGGCAGGAAAGCGAACGTGAACCTTGCGATACTGGGCGCCAAACCGCGAGGCAACGCTACGCAAG GATTCCCCTTCGCCACGGCCGGCCTGCGGACAGCGGGATACCCAGTGCTACCGGGACAGTTCGG AGTGCCACCGTCATACATTTATGGAACGCCGTACCTGGGAACGGCAGCCGGTTCCACCGGAGCAGGCTCCGCATCCGGTTTGGTTCCGATTCCGGCCACGCAGCTGTCTCATGCGGCCGCCATTGCTGCCGCCACTAATCAGTTCTACGAATACCAG AACGCGGTAGCAGCAGCGGCCGCCGCACCCTATCCGGGTCAGTACAGCACAGGATTCGACGCTTATCCTTACGCGTCCGGAGCTTCAG CCGGAGCTGCAGCAGCCGCCGCGCAGTACATGGCGGCGCCGTACACGTACGCCACGCTGCCACAGGCGAGTGcggccgccgcagccgccgccgcggCCGGTGCCTTTCCCGCCCTTTCGCCCTATCAGAACGCGACCGGCGCTTCGCTCCAGGAGGCTAGACTGCAATAA
- the LOC131285904 gene encoding uncharacterized protein LOC131285904, which produces MDVSMMLFCILTSGMLWFQRVGSYVIVNKDSDVYPENPLSFGERELVENYQEQVPTPLQNLIVNSSQMKNLLELYYLVQVVRSYRRPAYQELAAIANGLFEQLMREDLRDELVNMLANVDGFEEIFNVGEYAEPDPLKEQLANDYRLLFPLVARTLNELRNPQTDGVDVLQGKLRQAMGNLRSMLNSLMHFESETFEEIEKENLIDKAIEMTEAMPVESNPAHLEETIYVTEIPAASVKDVVNDYDLVETKPSQKPMYGKMIKALSESGDDEEGTIAFLPNGNEVVYEVDPNSEESSHGLDDGMENNSPGVVLLTEDANMEKTNDPSMAVEAHIPKAVSVKDPEMVALVPVIVEQLRVGNVTPEEEQTLAEIFGELWPLMLAEADRLRAE; this is translated from the exons ATGGACGTTTCTATGATGCTGTTTTGTATCCTTACCAGCGGAATGTTATGGTTTCAGCGTGTTGGAAGTTATGTGATCGTGAATAAAGACAGCG ATGTTTATCCCGAGAATCCCTTGTCGTTCGGGGAAAGAGAACTTGTTGAAAACTATCAGGAACAGGTGCCTACTCCCCTGCAAAACTTGATCGTGAATAGTTCGCAGATGAAGAACCTGCTCGAGCTGTACTACTTGGTGCAGGTGGTACGATCCTACCGTCGGCCTGCATACCAGGAGCTGGCGGCCATTGCCAATGGTCTCTTCGAGCAGCTTATGAGAGAAGATCTACGGGACGAGCTGGTCAACATGCTGGCGAATGTCGATGGTTTCGAGGAGATCTTTAACGTCGGCGAGTACGCCGAACCGGATCCACTAAAGGAGCAACTAGCGAACGATTATCGTCTTCTTTTCCCGCTCGTGGCGAGAACGTTGAATGAGCTTCGAAATCCCCAAACGGATGGCGTTGACGTTCTGCAGGGAAAACTACGGCAGGCGATGGGCAACCTTCGTAGCATGTTAAACAGTTTGATGCACTTTGAAAGCGAAACGTTTGAAGAGATTGAGAAGGAAAATCTGATCGACAAGGCGATTGAGATGACTGAAGCGATGCCAGTTGAGAGCAATCCAGCGCATTTAGAGGAAACCATCTACGTGACGGAAATTCCGGCCGCTTCCGTGAAGGATGTTGTGAACGATTACGATCTAGTAGAAACGAAGCCTTCGCAAAAGCCGATGTACGGGAAAATGATAAAAGCGTTAAGTGAAAGTGGTGACGATGAAGAGGGCACGATTGCATTCCTTCCTAACGGGAACGAAGTAGTTTATGAGGTGGACCCTAACTCGGAGGAATCATCGCACGGGTTGGATGATGGGATGGAAAACAACTCACCGGGAGTAGTTCTGCTCACCGAGGATGCCAACATGGAGAAAACCAACGACCCGTCGATGGCTGTGGAAG CCCACATACCGAAGGCAGTATCGGTAAAGGACCCGGAAATGGTCGCCCTTGTGCCCGTCATCGTCGAGCAACTGCGCGTGGGAAACGTAACTCCCGAGGAAGAGCAAACCCTTGCCGAGATCTTCGGAGAGCTGTGGCCTCTGATGTTGGCGGAGGCGGACCGTTTGCGTGCGGAATAA
- the LOC131285906 gene encoding uncharacterized protein LOC131285906 → MLNLSDALLFVCLIAMINSISGYAIDQSTTSESNEAATAALKELTNFRNKLVENNVQVAKEAKTVNSLDELDVLQMLPKVISHMRKDTLTANEREAFMRFYGSIWELVVEESRRHRGVPRNPILAALLASPEIRHGKQDIRNELGNDVEHNSVAKVYQGGASTKAIVFDDKELPERVLRMAAVIVQKYYQRKAKAIPANKRQKAMQARRLRKMSAHVRQHSDSDAIRVTIEVPRFKRANPLPASLIDQDDLDEDMEAKIMAAIQAQIGNPSLEEDDDDDDEEEADEPVVQENDSEYLDDEADYMGVLGDDDDDDDDDDDDDDEDIRADLLKAHAHNFENPSFNELLLLAARHRATQQQRKLERQHLAYRKSSPNTPSSEEDYED, encoded by the exons ATGTTGAATCTCAGTGACGCAttgttgtttgtgtgcttGATTGCAATGATAAACAGTATTTCCGGTTACGCAATAG ATCAATCTACAACATCGGAATCAAATGAAGCAGCAACAGCGGCCCTCAAAGAACTGACCAACTTCCGAAATAAGTTAGTGGAAAACAACGTGCAAGTTGCAAAAGAAG CTAAAACGGTCAACAGTCTCGACGAGCTGGATGTGCTTCAGATGCTGCCGAAAGTTATAAGTCACATGCGGAAAGACACTCTAACAGCGAACGAGCGTGAAGCATTCATGCGCTTCTACGGCAGCATCTGGGAGTTGGTCGTCGAAGAATCACGCCGCCATCGAGGCGTGCCCCGAAACCCGATCCTGGCTGCCCTTCTTGCGTCGCCGGAAATACGCCACGGAAAGCAGGACATTCGAAACGAGCTGGGTAACGATGTCGAGCACAATTCCGTCGCAAAAGTGTACCAGGGCGGGGCGTCCACCAAAGCGATCGTGTTCGACGACAAAGAGTTGCCCGAGCGGGTCCTCCGGATGGCTGCCGTGATCGTGCAAAAGTATTACCAGCGAAAGGCGAAAGCGATTCCGGCGAACAAGAGGCAGAAAGCGATGCAGGCACGTCGTCTGCGGAAGATGAGCGCACACGTGCGACAGCACTCCGATTCCGACGCCATCCGGGTGACAATCGAGGTGCCGCGGTTTAAGCGAGCCAACCCACTCCCCGCATCGCTCATCGACCAGGACGATCTGGACGAGGATATGGAGGCCAAGATTATGGCCGCGATTCAGGCGCAGATCGGAAATCCCAGCCTCGAagaggacgacgatgacgacgacgaggaggaggcgGACGAACCGGTTGTACAGGAGAATGACTCGGAGTACTTGGATGACGAGGCTGACTACATGGGCGTCCTgggtgatgacgatgacgacgatgatgacgatgacgacgacgatgatgaagatATCCGCGCGGATCTACTGAAGGCTCACGCGCACAACTTTGAAAATCCCTCGTTCAATGAGCTTCTACTCCTGGCCGCTCGACACCGGGcgacgcagcagcagcgaaagCTGGAAAGGCAACACCTCGCCTACCGGAAATCATCCCCGAACACACCGAGCAGCGAGGAGGACTACGAAGATTAA
- the LOC131285907 gene encoding uncharacterized protein LOC131285907, whose amino-acid sequence MRSIWFVLVFLGSTLFRCVVSTGELVEVSNGHKQFISAVATPTRVGAKRGARFLGLLGLLTGLTLVDSLEDESDRPRRSGFVKIDVGRPASFDGFYGGYGYTGGPPYWSGGSSINIKIPFRPGGGGDFETMALFPFPVPYPSGPGGFGSFSPHGNEPPLEPRPSIFADPIPSGSSGSGTVLADEGEQSTRKNKGKRGSARTKVSPPRTIRSTLRADGDEMIDDDVEETSAAALDTTTELLVIEDQPATDLPPPANTTNETNSLIDTPSEGLTAQPVSLASIVQDVNYVTQPSSPYQSYPNSLADVSAIELTTDDRAEFQPSRSDHWQDFYSSVSHVRDHHHHPHQRDFLPIATVPAY is encoded by the exons ATGCGGTCCATTTGGTTTGTTCTGGTGTTTTTGGGAAGCACGTTGTTCCGATGCGTGGTTTCTACCGGTGAATTAGTTGAGGTGTCCAACGGTCACAAACAGTTCATTTCTGCAGTAGCAACCCCGACTCGAGTTGGGGCAAAGCGTGGTGCCCGATTTCTCGGTCTGTTGGGACTTCTGACCGGCTTAACGTTGGTGGATTCACTCGAAGACGAAAGTGATCGACCCCGACGGTCCGGGTTTGTGAAGATAGACGTTGGACGGCCAGCGTCGTTCGATGGGTTCTACGGTGGGTATGGCTACACCGGTGGACCGCCGTATTGGTCCGGTGGGTCCTcgataaacattaaaattcCCTTCCGACCGGGAGGAGGAGGCGATTTCGAAACGATGGCGCTCTTTCCGTTCCCCGTTCCGTATCCCAGCGGTCCGGGAGGGTTTGGAAGCTTCTCGCCCCATGGAAACGAGCCTCCACTCGAGCCACGACCGTCCATCTTCGCCGATCCGATTCCGAGCGGATCGAGCGGTTCG GGAACGGTTCTAGCAGATGAGGGTGAACAATCGACGAGGAAAAATAAGGGGAAAAGGGGCTCAGCGCGTACGAAAGTGAGTCCCCCACGTACCATCCGTAGTACGCTTCGGGCGGACGGTGACGAAATGATCGATGACGACGTAGAGGAAACGTCCGCTGCAGCTTTGGATACTACTACCGAGCTACTCGTCATCGAAGACCAACCTGCTACAGACCTCCCGCCCCCTGCCAACACAACCAATGAGACCAATTCGTTGATCGATACCCCTTCGGAGGGTCTTACAGCGCAACCCGTTTCCTTGGCGTCGATCGTTCAGGACGTCAATTATGTCACGCAGCCATCATCTCCCTACCAGAGCTACCCGAACAGTCTGGCCGACGTTTCCGCGATCGAACTGACGACCGACGACCGAGCCGAGTTTCAGCCCAGCCGATCCGATCACTGGCAGGACTTTTACAGCAGCGTGTCGCACGTCcgtgatcatcatcatcatcctcatcagcGAGACTTCCTTCCCATCGCGACCGTGCCGGCCTACTGA
- the LOC131285908 gene encoding prominin-1 — protein MISEQTTIVPQDYPEPVATENYIIPTLGLHHGSFVFSYLSTFLSYITPYDLPVVYCILELLRDAFHTKVSFLQLILEALKVESGYICLIAIFFLISLIPLCYTIAWGCAKEPDDDLNPGPTVDAIIQAEELSLEESLHCRRSFLWFMLQVIILLLIAGVIAMFVTNEQIASAIDQTPDIVRSSMLDAATFLHDAEAQIRFVITEGLATATERIRQDLDGVDKLLGEPIQHHLALFTGIDIIFESIIDISTSSSNLSRRIHLLQDALARAAKISYEAEYRLDELQIQLSVLQRQCTFRDRPLCDTLRIRNFEDTGLIERLRKLQGDKTLAKLMAMGEAGKNSSMHALTHELTAARSIFRGYAADVRNATEDAADRIQEHLEELVNETHASVAILTETVGALVARVNRTANFSDSFFDRYREIGAILWLSGLAATIMTLLVTLILLSALSCGCCHADSKAGITLILGAVCICIASLALSGFAMLEMLLGAHGQVFICHPLYNEPSYTVLQKLIDKPGLIYPKEPQHGIIGELLRQASPNGTQWPRPVQVSLSSALNECEQGRGSFATFQLDGLVNLSSTSSADHRQWSGLTGAIEGIGAGEEPFVGFTVRIQTILEDMLTDSDLNLTGTRMELTQLSPDKDVLTFIDQLQRVSAQIQDVATSSRMTTLGSRAKRLQLSLLVPLEQLRGDIVYHLTALELQLSPWATQVNKSLSHLRSAQAFLDGEAAEICFNRSDLYRARLRAHLDAYRNYTTVVLHDRCASCRPLFDIFDALRMLFCHHIMDPMNGLWFSSFLCLFLWAAATPLSLILSSTYRRLEILSSKLQHSNSNRYNSRTSVQREDQRESSHWSTQRSVSVHVNAMAESSTDEEYIGPGESSDDVANAEDEDGAVVIEYIELQYENGDPLDYHESLI, from the exons ATGATATCG GAGCAAACGACAATTGTGCCACAGGACTATCCGGAGCCTGTGGCGACCGAGAACTACATCATTCCCACGCTAGGACTTCACCACGGATCGTTCGTGTTCTCCTATCTCTCCACGTTCCTGTCCTACATTACACCCTACGATCTGCCTGTAG TCTACTGCATTCTAGAGCTGCTGCGCGATGCGTTCCACACGAAGGTGTCCTTCCTTCAGCTCATCCTTGAG GCACTGAAGGTGGAATCGGGCTACATCTGCTTGATAGCGATCTTCTTTCTGATCTCGCTCATTCCACTCTGTTACACGATCGCGTGGGGCTGCGCGAAAGAGCCGGACGATGATCTCAATCCGGGTCCGACGGTGGACGCCATCATTCAGGCGGAAGAACTTTCCCTCGAGGAATCGCTGCACTGTCGGAGAAGTTTTCTCTGGTTCATGTTGCAGGTCATCATTCTTCTGCTAAT TGCCGGTGTGATAGCAATGTTTGTCACCAACGAACAGATAGCGTCGGCCATCGATCAGACGCCAGATATAGTGCGTTCGTCGATGCTGGACGCGGCCACCTTCCTGCACGACGCCGAAGCTCAGATCCGGTTCGTGATAACCGAGGGTCTGGCGACGGCAACCGAGCGCATCCGTCAGGACCTGGACGGTGTGGACAAGCTGCTGGGCGAACCGATTCAGCACCACCTGGCGCTGTTTACCGGTATCGACATCATATTCGAGTCGATCATCGATATCAGTACGAGCAGCAGTAACTTGTCGCGTCGCATCCATCTGCTGCAGGATGCTCTGGCGAGGGCGGCCAAAATCTCGTACGAGGCCGAGTACCGGTTGGACGAGCTGCAGATACAGTTGTCGGTGCTACAACGACAGTGCACCTTTCGCGATCGGCCTCTTTGTGATACCTTGCGTATCAGAAACTTTGAGGACACGGGGTTGATCGAGCGGTTAAGGAAGTTGCAGGGCGACAAAACGCTCGCCAAATTGATGGCGATGGGTGAGGCGGGAAAGAACAGCAGTATGCACGCCCTGACACATGAGCTCACGGCGGCGAGGTCCATCTTTCGAGGGTATGCGGCAGATGTACGGAATGCCACTGAGGACGCTGCCGACCGTATCCAGGAGCACCTAGAGGAGCTCGTCAACGAGACGCACGCGAGTGTGGCCATCCTCACGGAGACAGTGGGAGCGCTGGTGGCCAGAGTAAACCGGACGGCAAACTTCTCCGACAGCTTCTTCGATCGGTACCGCGAAATCGGGGCGATTTTGTGGTTGTCTGGACTGGCCGCAACCATTATGACGTTGCTCGTTACGCTGATCCTCCTGAGTGCGCTCAGCTGTGGTTGTTGTCACGCGGACAGTAAAGCCGGAATCACGCTGATTCTCGGTGCGGTGTGCATCTGTATTGCCAGCTTGGCGTTGTCTGGGTTCGCCATGCTCGAGATGTTATTGGGAGCCCACGGGCAGGTGTTCATCTGCCATCCGTTGTACAACGAACCAAGCTATACCGTGCTTCAGAAGTTGATCGACAAACCGGGTTTGATATACCCGAAGGAACCTCAGCATGGGATCATCGGAGAGCTGCTACGTCAGGCCAGTCCTAACGGCACTCAGTGGCCCCGTCCTGTGCAAGTATCGCTCTCGAGTGCTCTCAACGAGTGTGAGCAGGGTCGTGGATCATTCGCCACCTTCCAGCTGGATGGACTGGTCAACCTGTCCTCCACCTCTTCAGCGGATCATCGCCAATGGTCAGGATTAACCGGAGCGATCGAAGGTATCGGAGCGGGTGAGGAACCGTTCGTAGGTTTCACCGTGCGCATCCAAACCATCCTCGAGGATATGCTAACCGATTCCGACCTCAATCTCACCGGGACGCGCATGGAGCTGACGCAACTCTCACCCGACAAAGACGTGCTCACGTTCATCGACCAGCTGCAGCGCGTTTCAGCCCAAATCCAGGATGTAGCCACCTCGAGTCGCATGACCACGCTCGGTTCTCGAGCCAAACGGCTGCAGCTGTCCCTGCTCGTGCCGCTCGAACAACTCCGCGGTGACATCGTGTACCACTTGACGGCGCTGGAGCTTCAACTCTCCCCCTGGGCGACGCAGGTCAACAAGAGTCTCTCGCATCTCCGCAGTGCCCAGGCATTCCTCGACGGTGAAGCGGCCGAAATCTGCTTCAACCGAAGCGATCTCTACCGAGCGCGGCTCCGGGCGCACCTGGACGCCTACCGGAACTATACGACCGTCGTGCTGCATGACCGTTGTGCCAGCTGTCGACCGCTGTTCGACATCTTCGATGCACTGCGCATGCTCTTCTGTCACCACATCATGGATCCGATGAACGGACTCTGGTTTTCCAGCTTCCTGTGCCTCTTCCTGTGGGCCGCAGCGACACCCCTTTCGTTGATACTATCCTCCACCTATCGCCGGTTGGAGATACTCTCCAGCAAGCTTCAGCATTCCAACAGCAATCGGTACAA CTCTAGGACTTCCGTTCAACGTGAAGATCAACGGGAGTCGAGCCACTGGTCAACGCAACG ATCCGTCTCGGTGCACGTGAACGCGATGGCGGAGTCCAGCACCGACGAGGAGTACATCGGACCCGGCGAGTCGTCGGACGATGTCGCGAACGCCGAGGACGAGGATGGCGCCGTCGTTATTGAGTACATCGAGCTGCAGTACGAGAACGGTGATCCCCTGGACTATCACGAGAGTTTGATATGA
- the LOC131285909 gene encoding caspase-like, producing the protein MGSNHKTPDEVDTRMMGQSTLITNVRSSVAGPAQPVGEADDTTYNMRHRRRGIAVVINQVQFRGMKQREGSNRDRDKICAALEKLHFQVEVFEDLSREKLFSSLQLIADVDHKQHDCLVVVVMTHGSEDVLHASDSTYKVDRLWELFLGNACPSLLGKPKLFFIQACRGEKFDEGVLLQVDSIVTDTVDARGTKEGPPSLLYVIPTMADLLVMYSTYKGHYSWRNPSNGSWFIQSLSSELAENGDRMELLQLLTTVSRRVAYDYRSYVPDNARMDAMKQMPCIVSMLTKALYFTPHQPS; encoded by the exons ATGGGGTCGAACCACAAAACGCCGGACGAAGTGGATACTAGGATGATGGGCCA GTCAACGCTGATAACTAATGTGCGAAGTTCAGTGGCAGGCCCGGCGCAACCGGTTGGCGAAGCAGATGATACAACATACAACATGCGGCACCGACGACGCGGAATCGCCGTCGTTATCAATCAAGTGCAGTTCAGAGGGATGAAGCAGCGCGAAGGCAGCAACCGAGATAGGGATAAAATTTGTGCTGCCTTGGAGAAGCTACACTTTCAGGTGGAGGTGTTCGAAGATCTGTCTCGGGAGAAGTTGTTCTCCTCGCTGCAGCTCATCGCCGACGTGGATCACAAGCAGCATGACtgcctggtggtggtggtgatgaccCACGGCTCGGAGGATGTGCTGCACGCGAGTGATAGCACCTACAAGGTCGACCGGCTGTGGGAGCTGTTCCTGGGCAATGCCTGCCCCTCACTGCTCGGGAAGCCGAAGCTGTTCTTCATCCAAGCGTGCCGAGGGGAAAAGTTCGACGAGGGTGTCTTGCTGCAGGTGGACTCGATCGTCACGGATACCGTGGACGCACGGGGGACTAAGGAAGGTCCACCGTCGCTACTATACGTCATACCTACCATGGCCGACCTGCTGGTGATGTACTCCACCTACAAGGGCCACTACTCGTGGCGAAATCCATCCAACGGTTCCTGGTTCATTCAGTCCCTCAGCTCGGAGCTGGCCGAGAATGGCGACCGGATGGAGTTGCTGCAGTTGCTGACCACCGTTTCGCGCCGGGTCGCCTACGATTACCGGTCGTACGTGCCGGACAACGCCAGGATGGACGCGATGAAGCAGATGCCGTGCATCGTGTCGATGCTTACCAAAGCCCTCTACTTCACGCCGCACCAACCGTCGTAA